The following are encoded in a window of Acidobacteriota bacterium genomic DNA:
- a CDS encoding BamA/TamA family outer membrane protein produces the protein MKLSKTLFLAATGLVALSLALPLVAQLGPQYGGRGFGKNKVQYRDFDWKIYHSTHFDVYYYTEEEASLEKVVSFAESAYDRLSREFDYQIQEPTPLIFYATHSAFEQNNIILNFIPEGVGAFASPVRFRMVLPIDLPDDELMNLILHELTHIFQYHILFQGRFGKAIAARPPLWLIEGMASYMAEDETTRDKMFLRDAAVNDIIPPMTSWNGGGFFAYRIGHAVLDYVEETYGKDGFQDFVFELRSSIGSSVGRAVERAFGVEPEDFDADFRRWLRRKYLPELLETGEPRDFGRPFRVTRGLPSQIISPAASPSGDLLAAFTSERGDVDITLFDTKKRRNLRNLTKGFSSDYQYLVAQELTLGRKFGRDLAFSPDGNTIAVFAKRERNRSLLLVDALNGKVRKRLDLDHLDQHLAPAWHPDGRRLAFSAIKDGAFDIYIVDTETGEVENFTQDSFFDAAPTFSPDGKSLVMTTVIGEGHAKLFRIPLDDPSKRFQLTFGDWSETDPIFSPTGRRLYFTSDRTGVENIFGLDLESGELHQYTNAVTGCFMPTVLPQADGTERLVYTAMWKGRFDLYAIEVPEPVVETETVQIASEASDPEALPVFEPDIQVPIDDSNIEDYGGFKLFLEGADAVVGIDDDQTLLGQIVLSFTDYLGDQRVIAVLSSVESLSNFDITYINLKNRWQWQVNLFDDRLFYRTFDDFRGVERGDSAYEQRGAVFSVVYPFTFQTRFEVGAGYVFREFDQVVQVFDPELGPGTGIVRVEDDFPIFNLAFAGDSSAFNETGPVSGRRWRLDFSYALDTEESGSLFTSTELEVRQYLPVTRRSGFALRGFFGVSDGNQPGLFALGGLDNLRGFDFRSLVGTHAFVTNIEYRFPLIDVLATPILGFQGIRGIIFLDVGGAWFDEFEDFDIWDSDNDQFADARASYGYGISARFAGLTINWDFARQYRFDLAEEGFKTDFWIGTRF, from the coding sequence TTGAAGCTTTCGAAGACTCTTTTCCTCGCCGCCACGGGGCTCGTCGCCCTCTCTCTGGCGTTGCCGCTGGTGGCTCAGCTCGGTCCTCAATACGGTGGGCGCGGCTTCGGCAAGAACAAGGTCCAGTACCGCGATTTCGACTGGAAGATCTACCACTCGACCCACTTCGACGTGTACTACTACACCGAGGAAGAGGCCTCCCTCGAGAAGGTGGTGTCCTTCGCCGAAAGCGCCTATGACCGGCTGTCGCGGGAGTTCGATTACCAGATTCAGGAGCCGACGCCCCTGATCTTCTATGCCACCCACTCGGCCTTCGAGCAGAACAACATCATTCTCAACTTCATCCCCGAGGGGGTGGGGGCCTTCGCATCACCGGTGCGCTTCCGGATGGTGCTGCCGATCGACCTGCCGGACGATGAGCTGATGAACCTCATCCTCCACGAGCTGACCCACATCTTCCAGTACCACATCCTCTTCCAGGGCCGCTTCGGCAAGGCGATCGCGGCGCGGCCGCCGCTCTGGCTGATCGAGGGCATGGCGAGCTACATGGCGGAGGACGAGACCACCCGCGACAAGATGTTCCTGCGCGACGCGGCGGTCAACGACATCATTCCGCCGATGACGAGCTGGAACGGCGGTGGCTTCTTCGCCTATCGCATCGGCCATGCGGTGCTCGATTACGTCGAGGAGACCTACGGTAAGGACGGCTTCCAGGACTTCGTCTTCGAGCTGCGGAGCTCGATCGGCTCTTCCGTCGGTCGCGCCGTCGAGCGCGCCTTCGGGGTCGAGCCGGAGGACTTCGATGCCGATTTCCGCCGCTGGCTGCGGCGCAAGTACCTGCCGGAGCTGCTCGAGACCGGTGAGCCACGGGACTTCGGCCGTCCCTTCCGGGTGACCCGCGGTCTGCCCAGCCAGATCATCTCGCCGGCGGCCTCGCCTTCCGGCGATCTCCTGGCGGCCTTCACCTCGGAGCGCGGCGACGTCGACATCACGCTGTTCGACACCAAAAAGCGGCGCAACCTGCGCAACCTCACCAAGGGCTTCAGCAGCGACTACCAGTATCTGGTGGCGCAGGAGCTCACCCTGGGACGCAAGTTCGGTCGCGATCTCGCCTTCTCGCCGGACGGCAACACCATCGCCGTCTTCGCCAAGCGCGAGCGCAATCGCAGCCTGCTGCTGGTCGATGCCCTCAACGGCAAGGTGCGCAAGCGCCTCGACCTCGACCACCTCGACCAGCATCTCGCGCCGGCCTGGCATCCGGACGGCCGCCGCCTGGCCTTCTCGGCGATCAAGGATGGCGCCTTCGACATCTACATCGTCGACACCGAGACCGGCGAAGTCGAGAACTTCACCCAGGATTCCTTCTTCGATGCGGCACCCACCTTCTCGCCGGACGGCAAGAGCCTGGTGATGACGACGGTGATCGGCGAGGGCCACGCCAAGCTTTTCCGCATTCCCCTCGACGATCCGAGCAAGCGCTTCCAGCTCACCTTCGGCGATTGGAGCGAGACCGATCCGATCTTCTCGCCCACCGGTCGGCGGCTGTATTTCACCTCCGATCGCACCGGCGTCGAGAACATCTTCGGCCTCGATCTCGAGAGCGGCGAGCTGCACCAGTACACCAACGCCGTGACCGGCTGCTTCATGCCGACGGTGTTGCCGCAGGCGGACGGCACCGAGCGCTTGGTCTACACCGCCATGTGGAAGGGTCGCTTCGACCTCTACGCCATCGAGGTGCCGGAGCCGGTGGTCGAAACGGAGACGGTGCAGATCGCCTCCGAGGCGTCGGATCCGGAGGCTCTGCCGGTCTTCGAGCCCGACATCCAGGTGCCGATCGATGATTCGAACATCGAGGATTACGGCGGCTTCAAGCTGTTTCTCGAAGGCGCCGACGCGGTGGTCGGCATCGACGATGATCAGACCCTGCTCGGCCAGATCGTGCTCAGCTTCACCGACTACCTCGGCGACCAGCGGGTGATCGCGGTGCTGAGCTCGGTCGAGAGCCTGTCGAACTTCGACATCACCTACATCAACCTGAAGAACCGCTGGCAGTGGCAGGTCAACCTGTTCGATGATCGCCTGTTCTACCGCACCTTCGATGATTTCCGCGGCGTCGAACGGGGCGATTCCGCCTACGAGCAGCGCGGTGCGGTGTTCTCGGTGGTGTATCCGTTCACCTTCCAGACCCGATTCGAGGTTGGCGCCGGCTATGTCTTCCGCGAGTTCGACCAGGTCGTGCAGGTGTTCGATCCGGAGCTCGGTCCGGGCACCGGCATCGTGCGAGTCGAAGACGATTTTCCGATCTTCAACCTCGCCTTCGCCGGCGACTCGTCGGCCTTCAACGAAACCGGTCCGGTGAGTGGCCGCCGCTGGCGCCTCGACTTCAGCTACGCCCTCGACACGGAGGAATCGGGCTCGCTGTTCACCTCGACGGAGCTCGAGGTCCGTCAGTACCTGCCGGTGACCCGGCGCAGCGGTTTCGCCCTGCGCGGCTTCTTCGGCGTCAGCGATGGCAACCAGCCGGGACTCTTCGCCCTCGGCGGCTTGGACAACCTGCGCGGCTTCGACTTCCGTTCGCTGGTCGGGACCCACGCCTTCGTCACCAATATCGAGTACCGATTCCCGCTAATCGATGTGCTGGCGACGCCGATCCTCGGCTTCCAGGGCATCCGCGGGATCATCTTCCTGGATGTCGGTGGCGCCTGGTTCGACGAGTTTGAAGATTTCGATATCTGGGATTCGGACAACGATCAGTTCGCCGATGCCCGGGCGTCCTACGGTTATGGAATCTCGGCGCGCTTCGCCGGTCTGACCATCAACTGGGACTTCGCTCGCCAGTACCGCTTCGACCTCGCCGAGGAAGGCTTCAAGACGGACTTCTGGATCGGGACGCGGTTCTAG
- a CDS encoding tetratricopeptide repeat protein, whose translation MRAVTPKIFLLVLTLFPLIGCGTSGAAGGGVSAQVDFGVDMARRGLWSEALFRFQQAERLEPNNFRVMNNLAVAYEANGLFDEALEAYQKALGASPNNRELRRNYSRFVEFYQSFRPDDEDDSEGSAAANEGGG comes from the coding sequence ATGCGTGCAGTGACTCCCAAGATTTTTCTTCTCGTCCTGACGCTGTTTCCGTTGATCGGCTGCGGCACGAGCGGTGCCGCCGGCGGCGGTGTCTCGGCCCAGGTCGATTTCGGCGTCGACATGGCTCGCCGCGGCCTGTGGAGCGAAGCCCTGTTTCGCTTCCAGCAGGCAGAGCGGCTGGAGCCCAACAACTTCCGAGTGATGAACAATCTGGCCGTCGCCTACGAGGCGAACGGTCTGTTCGACGAAGCCCTCGAGGCCTATCAGAAGGCCCTCGGCGCTTCGCCCAACAATCGCGAGCTGCGCCGCAACTACTCTCGCTTCGTCGAGTTCTACCAGAGCTTCAGGCCGGACGACGAAGACGACAGCGAAGGCTCGGCCGCGGCGAACGAAGGCGGCGGGTGA
- the dprA gene encoding DNA-processing protein DprA, which translates to MATTRESSPRARDRDLLTALHGCPALPMAVTCRLAATLPRWRREPLSQAAPLAHEIGLPARYLRRALELRSTAGEAARQQRRQARATATELVTLADEDFPEILRRLPQPPPVLYRRGAAAGQDWQEQRAVAVIGSRRASTYGLEAAAFFAGCLAEAGITIVSGFARGIDQRAHRACLEAGGTTVAVLGCGLDVDYPRGAGELARRIASQGALISEFAPGTEPRPWHFPVRNRLIAGLCRAVLVVEATARSGSLITVRHALDLDRDVFVVPGSIFHRGSAGPYGLLRDGAYPAIHPQDVLDSLPDALAASPSPPPPELPGFAGRLFGLLPRGDAMNADELATATGKSIDETLTALLELELEGWIRRLPGGAFGRRR; encoded by the coding sequence ATGGCGACGACTCGAGAATCTTCTCCCCGGGCGCGAGACCGCGACCTTCTGACCGCCCTCCACGGCTGTCCGGCGCTGCCGATGGCGGTGACCTGCCGCCTCGCCGCCACCCTGCCACGATGGCGACGCGAGCCCCTCTCCCAAGCCGCACCACTGGCCCACGAGATCGGCCTCCCGGCCCGCTACCTCCGCCGCGCCCTGGAGCTGAGGAGCACCGCCGGCGAGGCCGCCCGACAACAGCGACGACAGGCGCGAGCGACGGCCACCGAGCTCGTCACCCTCGCCGACGAGGACTTTCCCGAAATCCTCCGGCGGCTACCCCAGCCACCGCCGGTGCTCTATCGGCGCGGCGCGGCGGCGGGCCAGGACTGGCAGGAGCAGCGAGCGGTTGCCGTGATCGGCTCGCGGCGGGCCAGCACCTATGGCCTCGAAGCGGCGGCGTTCTTCGCCGGCTGCCTCGCCGAAGCCGGCATCACCATCGTCTCCGGATTTGCCCGCGGTATCGATCAACGGGCCCATCGCGCCTGCCTCGAAGCCGGCGGGACGACCGTTGCCGTCCTCGGCTGCGGCCTCGACGTCGACTATCCCCGCGGCGCCGGCGAGCTGGCCCGGCGCATCGCCTCCCAGGGAGCGCTGATCAGCGAGTTCGCCCCCGGCACCGAGCCCCGTCCCTGGCACTTCCCGGTGCGCAATCGCCTCATCGCCGGCCTTTGTCGAGCCGTTCTGGTGGTGGAAGCGACGGCCCGCTCCGGATCCCTGATCACGGTGCGCCACGCGCTCGACCTCGATCGCGACGTCTTCGTCGTTCCGGGCAGCATCTTCCATCGCGGCAGCGCAGGTCCCTACGGCCTGTTGCGCGACGGTGCCTACCCGGCGATCCATCCGCAGGATGTGCTCGATTCTCTGCCGGATGCCCTGGCGGCGAGCCCCAGCCCACCGCCACCCGAGCTGCCAGGATTCGCCGGTCGCCTCTTCGGGCTGCTGCCGCGCGGTGACGCCATGAACGCCGACGAGTTGGCGACGGCGACCGGCAAGAGCATCGACGAAACCCTCACGGCGCTCCTCGAGCTCGAGCTCGAGGGCTGGATCCGGCGCCTCCCCGGAGGCGCCTTCGGACGCCGTCGCTAG